A genomic window from Glycine soja cultivar W05 chromosome 10, ASM419377v2, whole genome shotgun sequence includes:
- the LOC114370560 gene encoding uncharacterized protein LOC114370560: MVLGLRSKSRKRVSIQVHYIIHVLEIKPWPPSQSLRSVQSVFLQWENGDKNSGSLPSTAGNGKIEFNESFRLSVLMCREASKKGKHPESFQKNCLEFYLYDKTVKSQLLGSAIVNLADFGIIKETKALSIVFNCKKSFRNSSQPFLYVTIQPFDIESSSSSPSSSLSKELSLEKEGSESVSQSLKDDDDLEIASFTDDDSDDIPSNTSQTSRSASEITGDSTKISRGREGSHGEFVLPSESTTASLNGNTEGEPSTQFSGINSPSSSTVLSSDVGIAAHGRPLLPKISEEIVKLADASSEIQKSIQQYSPSYISSSMKPNFERSLQPQVTQEDSMTQEDGTRDQRFNKDSLEKVSNVSKTGVLDDKEKMKEGRKGQEQFTMRNELLENELVKNSSDDGSIKKGKFNSTTLLLNKKTHEHPMSILMNDKTEDVTNVKSPPQSSENYGMFISNQNFERSLQSQVTQEDSMTQEDGTRDRRFNNDSLEKVSSVSKTGVMDDKEKMKKGRKGQEQFTMRNELLENELVSNLSDDGSTKKGKFNSTTFLLNKKTHEHPTSILIDDKTVDVTNVKSPPQSAENYGMFSSNQTHIQAEEINTTNDVHVGTSCHEDVNVNGSFLNNETELKAEVEMLQEELREAAALEVSMYSVIAEHGSSSNKVHAPARRLSRFYFHACRVGSPDTMASAAQSAVSGFVLVSKACGNDVPRLTFWFSNLILLRAIVSKEVERDGNGNTLHKEEKPFHSWEDPETFLVALEKVEAWIFSRIVESVWWQTLTPYMQSAAAKSSSSRKAYEKRYRVGDQDQGNFSIDLWKRAFKDACERICPLRAGGHECGCLPVIARLVMEQLVSRLDVAMFNAILRESAEEMPMDPISDPISDSKVLPIPAGKSGFGAGAQLKNAIGDWSRWLSDLFSIDDSDSREVINENNEPKCEPSFKPFQFLNALSDLMMLPLDMLADGSMRKEVCPKFGISLMKRVVYNFVPDEFSPGPIPDAVFEALDEDIEDDEGAITSFPCSAGSTFYEPPPASSVVGMLQEVGTKTSLRSGSFVLKKLYTSDDELDELDSPLSALGMDDSSLLSKELVKGGRKVVRYELLREAWKTSE; encoded by the exons ATGGTACTGGGATTAAGATCAAAGAGTAGAAAACGTGTTTCAATCCAAGTTCACTACATCATCCATGTTCTGGAGATCAAGCCGTGGCCACCTTCACAATCACTGAGATCTGTTCAATCAGTATTTCTGCAATGGGAAAATGGTGATAAAAATTCTGGGTCTCTGCCATCCACTGCTGGCAATgggaaaattgaatttaatgaaTCTTTCAGGCTTTCAGTGCTTATGTGTAGAGAAGCATCCAAGAAAGGCAAACACCCTGAAAGTTTCCAGAAGAACTGCTTAGAGTTTTACTTGTATGACAAGACAGTAAAGAGTCAACTGTTGGGATCTGCCATAGTAAACCTTGCAGATTTTGGAATTATTAAGGAAACTAAAGCCTTAAGCATTGTGTTTAACTGCAAGAAGAGTTTCAGGAATTCTTCACAACCATTTCTTTATGTTACTATTCAGCCATTTGATATAGAGAGTTCCAGCTCATCACCAAGCAGCAGCTTATCAAAAGAATTGTCACTAGAGAAGGAAGGAAGCGAATCTGTATCACAGTCACTAAAAGATGATGACGATCTTGAAATTGCCTCTTTTACTGATGATGACAGTGATGACATCCCTTCAAATACCTCCCAAACTAGCAGATCTGCTTCAGAGATTACTGGAG ACAGCACCAAAATCAGCAGAGGAAGAGAAGGATCTCATGGAGAATTTGTTCTACCCTCGGAAAGTACTACTGCTAGCTTAAATGGAAACACAGAGGGTGAACCATCCACACAATTCAGTGGCATCAATTCTCCCTCTTCGTCTACAGTTCTGAGCTCAGATGTGGGAATTGCTGCCCATGGAAGGCCTTTATTACCTAAAATCTCCGAGGAAATTGTTAAACTTGCTGATGCAAGTTCTGAAATTCAAAAAAGCATTCAACAATATTCTCCTTCATACATTTCATCAAGTATGAAACCCAACTTTGAAAGATCTTTACAGCCTCAAGTGACTCAAGAGGATAGCATGACTCAAGAAGATGGCACAAGAGATCAGAGATTTAATAAAGATTCTCTGGAGAAAGTTAGTAATGTTTCTAAAACTGGAGTTCTGGATGacaaagagaaaatgaaggagGGAAGGAAAGGACAAGAACAGTTTACTATGAGGAATGAACTTTTAGAAAATGAGCTCGTTAAGAATTCATCTGATGATGGTTCTATAAAGAAAGGGAAATTCAATAGTACTACTCTTCTGCTAAACAAGAAAACACATGAACATCCAATGAGTATTTTGATGAATGATAAAACAGAGGATGTGACAAATGTGAAGTCTCCTCCACAATCTTCTGAGAACTATGGGATGTTCATCAGCAATCAGAACTTTGAAAGATCTTTACAGTCTCAAGTGACTCAAGAGGATAGCATGACTCAAGAAGATGGCACAAGAGATCGGAGATTTAATAATGATTCTCTGGAAAAAGTTAGCAGTGTTTCTAAAACTGGAGTTATGGATGacaaagagaaaatgaagaagggAAGGAAAGGACAAGAACAGTTTACTATGAGGAATGAACTTTTAGAGAATGAGCTCGTTAGTAATTTATCTGACGATGGTTCTACAAAGAAAGGGAAATTCAATAGTACTACTTTTCTGCTAAACAAGAAAACACATGAACATCCAACAAGTATTTTGATTGATGATAAAACAGTGGACGTGACAAATGTAAAGTCTCCTCCACAATCTGCTGAGAACTATGGGATGTTCAGCAGCAATCAGACCCATATTCAGGCAGAGGAAATTAATACCACAAATGATGTTCATGTTGGTACTTCTTGCCATGAAGATGTTAATGTGAATGGAAGCTTTCTTAACAATGAAACTGAATTGAAGGCTGAAGTTGAAATGCTTCAAGAAGAGCTAAGGGAAGCTGCTGCTCTTGAAGTTTCAATGTACTCAGTTATTGCTGAACATGGTAGCTCATCAAACAAGGTCCATGCACCTGCTCGACGCCTTTCTAGATTCTATTTCCATGCTTGTAGAGTTGGGTCCCCAGATACAATGGCTAGTGCAGCCCAGAGTGCTGTCTCAGGATTTGTTTTGGTTTCTAAGGCATGTGGAAATGATGTTCCAAG GTTGACATTTTGGTTCTCAAATTTAATATTGCTGAGAGCAATTGTGAGCAAAGAAGTTGAACGTGATGGAAATGGTAACACTCTTCACAAAGaagaaaaaccttttcatagCTGGGAGGATCCAGAAACATTTTTAGTTGCATTGGAAAAGGTTGAAGCATGGATATTCTCTCGAATTGTTGAGTCTGTGTGGTGGCAG ACTCTTACACCATATATGCAATCTGCAGCTGCTAAGAGCTCTAGCTCTAGGAAAGCCTATGAGAAAAGATATCGTGTTGGTGATCAAGATCAGGGAAATTTTTCTATTGATTTATGGAAAAGAGCTTTCAAGGATGCATGTGAAAGGATTTGCCCTCTTCGAGCTGGAGGGCATGAGTGCGGCTGCTTGCCTGTGATAGCTAGATTG GTGATGGAGCAGTTGGTTAGTAGACTTGATGTGGCAATGTTCAATGCTATTCTTCGTGAATCCGCTGAAGAGATGCCCATGGATCCTATATCTGACCCCATTAGTGATTCTAAGGTTCTTCCTATTCCAGCTGGAAAATCAGGCTTTGGGGCTGGTGCACAACTGAAGAATGCT ATTGGTGACTGGTCAAGATGGCTTTCAGATTTATTTAGCATTGATGATAGTGACTCACGTGAAGTTATCAATGAAAACAATGAACCCAAATGTGAACCATCCTTCAAACCTTTCCAATTCCTTAATGCATTAAGTGATTTAATGATGCTTCCTTTGGACATGCTTGCAGATGGGTCCATGAGAAAAGAG GTTTGTCCAAAATTTGGTATATCATTAATGAAACGAGTTGTCTACAATTTTGTTCCCGATGAATTCTCCCCAGGACCTATCCCTGATGCTGTTTTCGAGGCCCTGGACGAG GatattgaggatgatgaaggggCCATTACAAGCTTTCCATGCTCTGCTGGTTCCACGTTCTATGAACCACCTCCAGCTTCTTCAGTTGTGGGCATGCTACAAGAAGTGGGAACCAAAACTTCACTGAGAAGTGGGTCATTTGTgctcaaaaaattatataccagTGATGATGAACTTGATGAATTGGATTCACCACTTTCTGCTCTTGGCATGGATGACTCATCACTTTTGTCCAAGGAACTAGTTAAGGGAGGCCGTAAGGTTGTACGATATGAGCTCTTGCGAGAAGCGTGGAAGACCAGTGAATGA
- the LOC114371783 gene encoding epsin-3-like, producing the protein MGSLFLGQIKKQTSTFLQEKFKSARMTFTDVTEAEMLAEEATNKDDCSPDAKTMTRIAEASFDIDEYWRIVDVLHRRLYNIDWDQWRQSYKALVLLEFLLTHGPREFAPEFQCDAEVIEELGIFTHIDEKGFNWGSRMLKLSEQILKLLQDEEALIEARLKALKITNEIQGFGSSFNSPTSSSSSSSSPWSLSSEASQGSSSFYSFSTTSTPAYTFDSNDQLNKHHSPTSIANDGNINIVLPPKNINVTKNHVWKRFAGEENNILIDSDEDEDMEKPKGLLSEICSKIIGGSPIKGDNRENIEFRCLSDVGSKVTQKKLDRRYSIWF; encoded by the exons ATGGGTAGCTTATTCCTAGGACAAATAAAAAAGCAGACATCAACTTTCCTACAAGAAAAGTTCAAATCTGCTAGGATGACGTTTACTGATGTTACTGAAGCAGAAAT GCTGGCTGAGGAAGCAACAAATAAGGATGATTGCAGCCCTGATGCCAAAACTATGACTAGAATTGCCGAGGCATCATTTGACATAGATGAATATTGGAGGATTGTTGATGTTCTTCACAGAAG GTTGTATAACATTGATTGGGATCAATGGAGGCAATCTTACAAAGCACTAGTTCTTCTGGAATTCTTGTTGACCCATGGTCCTCGAGAGTTTGCTCCAGAATTTCAATGTGATGCAGAAGTTATTGAAGAACTAGGAATTTTTACTCATATTGATGAAAAAGG GTTTAACTGGGGGTCAAGAATGCTAAAACTGTCAGAGCAAATACTCAAGCTTTTACAGGATGAAGAAGCTCTCATAGAAGCACGTTTGAAGGCTCTCaaaataacaaatgaaataCAAGGCTTTGGAAGTTCATTCAACTCTCcaacttcatcatcatcatcatcatcatcaccttGGTCTTTATCATCTGAAGCGTCACAAGGATCTTCATCTTTCTATTCATTTTCCACCACAAGTACCCCTGCTTACACATTTGATTCCAATGATCAGCTAAACAAACACCACTCACCAACCTCCATAGCAAATGATGGTAATATTAATATAGTCCTCCCACCAAAGAATATTAATGTGACCAAAAACCATGTTTGGAAGCGTTTTGCAGGTGAAGAGAATAACATTTTGATTGATTCTGATGAGGATGAAGACATGGAAAAACCAAAAGGGCTTCTAAGTGAAATTTGCTCAAAGATTATTGGTGGTAGTCCCATAAAAGGAGATAATCGTGAAAATATTGAATTTAGATGCCTATCTGATGTTGGGAGCAAGGTGACCCAAAAGAAATTAGATCGCCGATATTCAATTTGGTTTTAA